The Falco peregrinus isolate bFalPer1 chromosome 9, bFalPer1.pri, whole genome shotgun sequence genome includes a window with the following:
- the SELENOH gene encoding selenoprotein H — protein MASRGRKRGARQPPAEALEQAAAPQKRLRAQDEGSPGVTGPRVVIEHCKSURVFGRTAAAVSEALRGAVAHLPVDINPRQPRRNSFEVSLVKEDGSTVELWSGIKKGPPRKLKFPQPEAVVEALKSSLA, from the exons ATGGCTTCCCGCGGCAGGAAGCGCGGGGCCCGGCAGCCGCCGGCcgaggcactggagcaggctgcagccccgcaGAAGCGGCTGCGCGCCCAGGACGAGGGCAGCCCGGGGGTCACGGGCCCCCGCGTCGTCATCGAGCACTG CAAGAGCTGACGGGTGTTCGGGCGCACGGCGGCGGCGGTGAGTGAGGCCCTGCGCGGGGCCGTAGCCCACCTCCCCGTGGACATCAACCCCCGGCAGCCGCGCAGGAACAGCTTCGAGGTGTCCCTGGTGAAGGAGGATGGCAGCA CCGTGGAGCTGTGGAGTGGCATCAAGAAGGGGCCGCCGCGCAAGCTGAAGTTCCCCCAGCCGGAGGCCGTGGTGGAAGCCCTGAAGAGCAGCTTGGCATAG
- the TMX2 gene encoding thioredoxin-related transmembrane protein 2 isoform X2, whose protein sequence is MAVLAPLLALVYSVPGLCRWLARPYYPLSALLATAFLLVRKVPPLCQGLPSQREDGNPCDFDWREVEILMFLSAIVMMKNRRSITVEQHIGNIFMFSKVANAILFFRLDIRMGLLYLTLCIVFLMTCKPPLYMGPEYIKYFSDKTIDEELERDKRVTWIVEFFANWSSECQSFAPIFADLSLKYNCSGLHFGKVDVGRYTDVSTRYKVSTSPLTKQLPTLILFQGGTETMRRPQIDKKGRAVSWTFSEENVIREFNLNELYQKAKKQSKPREEGPEEPSVQQAAARHPDGETKKDK, encoded by the exons ATGGCGGTGCTGGCGCCGCTGCTGGCGCTGGTGTACTCGGTGCCGGGGCTGTGCCGCTGGCTGGCGCGGCCCTACTACCCGCTCTCCGCCCTGCTCGCCACCGCCTTCCTGCTCGTCCGCAAGGTCCCGCCGCTCTGCCAAGGGCTACCCTCCCAGCGGGAGGACGGCAACCCCTGCGACTTCGACTGG CGGGAGGTGGAGATCCTCATGTTCCTCAGCGCCATCGTGATGATGAAGAACCGACGCTCCA TCACTGTGGAGCAGCACATCGGGAACATTTTCATGTTCAGCAAAGTGGCAAATGCCATCCTCTTCTTCCGCCTCGACATCCGTATGGGCCTGCTCTACCTCACGCTCTGCATAG TGTTCCTGATGACGTGCAAGCCCCCCCTCTACATGGGCCCCGAGTACATCAAGTATTTCAGCGACAAGACTATAGAT gaggagctggagcggGACAAGCGGGTGACCTGGATCGTCGAGTTCTTTGCCAACTGGTCCAGCGAGTGCCAGTCCTTCGCCCCCATCTTTGCTGACCTCTCTCTCAA GTACAACTGCTCGGGGTTGCACTTCGGGAAGGTGGATGTCGGCCGGTACACGGATGTCAGCACCAG GTACAAGGTCAGCACCTCACCCCTCACAAAGCAGCTGCCCACCCTCATCCTCTTCCAGGGTGGGACAGAGACCATGCGCCGGCCACAGATCGACAAGAAGGGTCGGGCTGTCTCCTGGACCTTCTCTGAG GAAAACGTGATCCGGGAGTTCAACCTCAACGAGCTTTACCAGAAAGCCAAGAAGCAGTCGAAGCCGCGGGAGGAGGGGCCCGAGGAGCCCTCTGTTCAACAGGCGGCTGCCAGGCACCCCGACGGGGAGACCAAGAAGGACAAGTAG
- the TMX2 gene encoding thioredoxin-related transmembrane protein 2 isoform X1 has protein sequence MAVLAPLLALVYSVPGLCRWLARPYYPLSALLATAFLLVRKVPPLCQGLPSQREDGNPCDFDWREVEILMFLSAIVMMKNRRSITVEQHIGNIFMFSKVANAILFFRLDIRMGLLYLTLCIVFLMTCKPPLYMGPEYIKYFSDKTIDEELERDKRVTWIVEFFANWSSECQSFAPIFADLSLKYNCSGLHFGKVDVGRYTDVSTRSGGKTAWAVGSVLGQSPWEPPAPCCSCQRVTISLSPSHRRYKVSTSPLTKQLPTLILFQGGTETMRRPQIDKKGRAVSWTFSEENVIREFNLNELYQKAKKQSKPREEGPEEPSVQQAAARHPDGETKKDK, from the exons ATGGCGGTGCTGGCGCCGCTGCTGGCGCTGGTGTACTCGGTGCCGGGGCTGTGCCGCTGGCTGGCGCGGCCCTACTACCCGCTCTCCGCCCTGCTCGCCACCGCCTTCCTGCTCGTCCGCAAGGTCCCGCCGCTCTGCCAAGGGCTACCCTCCCAGCGGGAGGACGGCAACCCCTGCGACTTCGACTGG CGGGAGGTGGAGATCCTCATGTTCCTCAGCGCCATCGTGATGATGAAGAACCGACGCTCCA TCACTGTGGAGCAGCACATCGGGAACATTTTCATGTTCAGCAAAGTGGCAAATGCCATCCTCTTCTTCCGCCTCGACATCCGTATGGGCCTGCTCTACCTCACGCTCTGCATAG TGTTCCTGATGACGTGCAAGCCCCCCCTCTACATGGGCCCCGAGTACATCAAGTATTTCAGCGACAAGACTATAGAT gaggagctggagcggGACAAGCGGGTGACCTGGATCGTCGAGTTCTTTGCCAACTGGTCCAGCGAGTGCCAGTCCTTCGCCCCCATCTTTGCTGACCTCTCTCTCAA GTACAACTGCTCGGGGTTGCACTTCGGGAAGGTGGATGTCGGCCGGTACACGGATGTCAGCACCAGGTCTGGTGGGAAGACAGCCTGGGCGGTGGGGTCCGTGCTGGGGCAGAGTCCAtgggagcccccagccccctgctgcagctgccagaggGTCACCATCAgcctctccccctcccaccGCAGGTACAAGGTCAGCACCTCACCCCTCACAAAGCAGCTGCCCACCCTCATCCTCTTCCAGGGTGGGACAGAGACCATGCGCCGGCCACAGATCGACAAGAAGGGTCGGGCTGTCTCCTGGACCTTCTCTGAG GAAAACGTGATCCGGGAGTTCAACCTCAACGAGCTTTACCAGAAAGCCAAGAAGCAGTCGAAGCCGCGGGAGGAGGGGCCCGAGGAGCCCTCTGTTCAACAGGCGGCTGCCAGGCACCCCGACGGGGAGACCAAGAAGGACAAGTAG
- the BTBD18 gene encoding LOW QUALITY PROTEIN: BTB/POZ domain-containing protein 18 (The sequence of the model RefSeq protein was modified relative to this genomic sequence to represent the inferred CDS: deleted 1 base in 1 codon), whose amino-acid sequence MEAAAGRGERRGHARRWARGTHVLRGRGPRVADPPRQTLLGGRVPMGSPSATPRLLYRSTRLLRKAFQQLHQQQQRGDVFCDAVLQAEGEAVVAHCCVLSVCSPFFMEQLARSCPPQGCRVVLELGGLKIGALRKLVHFLYTAELEATQEEVQEVLAAARHLRVTELESLELREGRLVRLGPQRQLNRSCLRAPQHVSPVTVGHRAEPRVNAVPPCEGPRTQGTVQPSSVGRMKLRKVESWGCWEVVQERQPPTVPSTVAVSDKGLTEPQPPLHAGALGQAGGHSPPRRAWRKQGQVPPPPQQGCRQAVPLGDPLGDSDEEEVDVGTVEPCLPPSTVCVWPCPSSESDEEVDVLT is encoded by the exons ATGGAGGCTGCCGCTGGGCGGGGCGAGCGGCGAGGACACGCCAGACGTTGGGCGCGAGGCACGCACGTGCTGCGCGGCAGGGGACCACGAGTGGCCGACCCTCCTCGGCAGACCCTCCTCGGCGGCAG GGTGCCCATGGGCTCTCCATCAGCCACCCCGAGGCTGCTCTACCGCAGCACCCGCCTGCTCCGCAAAGCCTTCCAgcagctccaccagcagcagcagcgaggggATGTTTTCTGCGATGCAGTCCTGCAGGCTGAAG GCGAGGCAGTGGTGGCCCACTGCTGCGTCCTCTCCGTCTGCAGCCCCTTCTTCATGGAGCAGCTG GCCAGAAGCTGCCCCCCCCAGGGTTGCAGggtggtgctggagctgggggggctgaaGATCGGGGCACTGCGCAAGCTGGTGCACTTCCTCTACACCGCTGAGCTGGAGGCCACACAGGAGGAGGTGCAggaggtgctggcagctgcccgCCACCTTCGTGTCACTGAGCTCGAGTCCCTGGAGCTCCGGGAGGGACGCCTGGTCAGGCTGGGACCCCAGCGGCAGCTCAATCGCTCCTGCCTGCGCGCCCCCCAGCATGTCTCCCCCGTGACAGTGGGTCACAGGGCTGAGCCCAGGGTCAATGCCGTCCCCCCGTGTGAGGGGCCACGCACTCAGGGGACCGTGCAGCCCAGCTCCGTGGGGCGGATGAAACTGCGAAAGGTGgagagctgggggtgctgggaggtGGTGCAGGAGAGGCAGCCCCCCACCGTGCCCAGCACGGTGGCAGTGAGTGACAAGGGGCTGACGGAACCGCAGCCACCCCTGCACGCAGGTGCACTGGGGCAAGCAGGTGGGCACTCTCCCCCACGGCGGgcctggaggaagcagggccaggtgcctcccccaccccagcagggctgcaggcaagCGGTGCCTCTGGGGGACCCCCTGGGGGACTCCGATGAGGAGGAGGTGGATGTAGGGACAGTGGAGCCAtgcctgccccccagcactgtCTGTGTCTGGCCCTGTCCCTCATCCGAGTCAGATGAGGAGGTGGATGTCCTCACCTAG